The nucleotide sequence TCaaacattttgttttgtttttgttttcttcacaatttttttttttaaaaaataaagactgaaatggaaaggtatcgaaatcatcagaaggacctacatatggtgtagatctagaaaatgcctatgatagggtccctagaaaagtattatggagggttttagaaaagaaaggaatccgaatagcctatatacaagctcttaaggacatgtatcacggtgcaaagacaagggtcagaacatgcggaggggatactaaaccgtttaaaattacaataggattgcatcaatgttctgcactaagtctatacttatttgctttagtaatggatgaactcactaaagatattcagatagaggtgtatgttatttgcagacgacatagtattggtggatgaaacaaaagaaggagtgaacactaagcttgagttatggagaaataatttagaatctaagggatttaaattaagcagaaagaaaacagaatatatggaatgtaaatttagtaagaatgcaagagtggagggtgttataataaaattggaagaccaaatcttacaaagaaaagaccactTTCAATATTTgcgatcagtgattcaaaaagatggagaaattcacgaggatgtcacacatagaattaaggcaggttggctaaaatggagaaatgcatcgggagtgttatgtgatggtaaaatcccattaaaactgaaagaaaaattttatagaacaactataagaccagtcttatTGTACAgctcagaatgttggacagtcaaataccagcatgagcaaaagacgagcgtagcggagatgaggatgtaaagatggatgtgcggccatacaggaaaagattaaattagaaatgaagttattcgtaataaagtaagagtagtgccaatagaggagaaaatgagagagactagactgagatggtttggtcatgtgagaaggagaccaaaagatgctcctgtgaggagagttgatgaaattgaacaattggtcaaaaaaagaggtagaggcagacccaagaagactttggaagagacattaaagtttgatatgaagtgtatggacctcaatgaagatatgacaaaagacagaaatacatgaaattctagaattcatgtagccgaccccatatagtgggataaaggctagatatgttgttgttgttgtagtgtAGTCAAACAACTTCTAAAAGAACAAGAGTCCATTCTCGTCAGCATGCTCCAATTTCATCTCAATGATGTGATCCTCTTACTAAGCTTTCATCCTATGAGAATTCAGCAAGGTGGTTGAAAGATGCCTAAGGACaagatttctttctttccttttttttctgtATTAGACTCCGCCTGTGGTTTCTTATCTACTATCAGTTTCAGCTAGTATAAAACCCGTCagatcaaacaaacataaattctagacatataaaaatttagaattcaaATAGCCAACCTCAcatagtgagattaaggcttggtaTGCTATTGTTTACTTGCTTTTACAGATATTACCAATTGAATAGGAATCTCTTTTCGGTTGTTGATTTAAATAACTGAAGAAGGTTTGTAAAAAGGGTTGATTTAAGTAACTAAGTAACTGGCATTTCCCATATTGTTTGTTTTGATTCATCCTTACAGGTCATCCATTATTTATTTCAGCACTTGAGCTCCCCGAATGTTTTGCCTTTTGTCTTATATATTCTTACAGcacattttactttttataagTTTGTATCATTACACCTCATACTTCGCAAAAATGTAATGGATCCTAGCCCCAAGTAAGTTTATAAGACTGGAGGAATTTCATTAGGACTTCATTTATTCATAAAACACCAACTGCTGGGTGAAGCAAAGacaaaaagatgaagaatttTGCTTCAGCTATCAAACAAAATGGATCTCCAGGTGAGCCATTGATGACACTCAAGGAGACAGCACAATTATTGCAATTACACATTGAACCAGAATCATATGATCACCTAATGTTTCTGCTGTTCTCTCTCATTCAACAGTAATTTCTCCATGATGCTGACTGCCGAGTAAGTAAATATGACATCAAGTGCTTAAACATGGACTTTCTTAGCAGATTTATTTGGCTTCATTTAAAAAGTAGCCATACCTGTATAAGTTCCAAGGCACAAGCAACCAATAGGTGACCAGTCTCCAATCCGAACTCGAACAGTGGTTCTGTTTGATTACCCTGAAACAAAGCATACAAGCTATCAGCTATTCAACTAGCTTTTGACAACATAACTATTATCTAATTATTAGTGCAGGAAAATGGCATAATTAGTGATTAAAGTACTTCAAGGGAAAAAGAATCAGATGTGAGCATATGAGCATTTGGAAGAGAGCTACATAAAGGTACAAGGACAAGTTGATCTTTGACTGTTTTTCTTTCACATGGAAAGCAACAGTTGAAAGCATAAAATAGTTCTCTGAAGAATAATGTTTTTGTGACTGACCAACCTCCTAATCCAACTTTCTAATGCACTTTGTGCCCATTGATATGTATGCAACTTCTCCAGATTATGTCTTGTATGAAGTGAACTGGAAAATCCTGCAATTAAAATGCCAGCCTGTTTCTCCTTCTACTGGTGTTTTAGTAGAAAaacgccaaaaaaaaaaaaaaaaaaatctgtagTACATTAGCAACATCTACCATCACTCAGAGCTGATGGACAGTATAAATCATGATTAAATTAGTACCTGAAAACACAGGTGCTACGTTCCTACACGATCTTTTTCTCCCACATGCCCCTGCAAGCTGCCAGTATCTAGAGGTCTGCCATATGGGTTGGCATTTCAAAGATCCACTTACGGCCTAAAAAGTGAAATGAGAATCTGGCAGTGACCCAGATTTTTGCGAATAAAAAAGAACCATGCTGTAAGTCTCCACTCTAAACTTTTGATGAATCTGGCAGGTagcattttcagtttttaatttttattattatttttatttacagtttcatcaaaacatcctcAAATCAATGACAACCAGTGGTATGCATCTATTTCGCATCCAGAAaggtattttccttttctttttttctttcacttACAAAGGCCTGATATCAAAAGTCCTGCTGTTTCATGCAATCCATTGTAAGTTTCAACTGGCTCTAGGTTCAGTATAAGTGCAATCTCATAGTTCAAGGGAACAGAAGTCATGATAAACTACTGTACCATGTGTTTTTGCATTCCAACCTAAAACATAATCCCTAGTTCCAAGatattaaaaaactaataatgATAACAGTGACATATGAGGAGAAATgccaaaaactattttttttttttttttgacaaaaactTCATAGtcaaaaaccaaacaaaaagtCTGACAACAACTGGTCACAAAAAAAAACTGCAACTTGATACAGGCCCATGTCTACAACCTAGCAAAAGAATATCATAAGCAAATATGATTTAGTGCCAACAGAATATTATATACTAGGAAGACAAGAAATAATACTGACCGTTTTTATCCTTGGCAGTTGTTGTGACAATGTGTTCAGCGACGAAGGATGACTTGCCACTTATATTATTATGGTTGTGCACCCTCTTAACAAAGAGTTTGGCAATCTGCAACTGGGTTTTTGCAATTATTTCAGTCCGTTTCAGGTCCAGTTCTGCTCGCTTGATCTCTGCCTCTGCCCTGAGGCGTTCTGAGTCCTTGTACATTTCTATCCGGGCCTGTTCAACTTTCAACACTGAGCGAGATAACATCCTAATACTCTCTGCAACATCACTGCCCATAGTCTTCCTTCGCTTAAGAGAATTTATCTTCAACAACCTCTCACTCACATTGGCTGTCTGGTTCTGTGGTCTACCAAATTCACTGTTATACGGAGCTGTATGAGACCCATCATCTTGGTTACTACCCCGAACGTGGCCCTGTCCATGTActccaattttctcataattgcAAGCTTTATTCTCAATGAACTCAGCATGTGTAGGGGCTGCAGGACCGTTATTATCTACTTTCTTAGTATCATTTCCCAGATAGCCTGATAAATTTGGAAAAGCTTGCAAACTTCCCATCTCTACCACCTCATTCGTACCCGCATCTCCAACCTTGGGTTGCAGAGGTAGTGCCCCTTTCATCAATTTATCCATTCTAGCGTAAAATTGCCATGACTGACAGGAACCAGAATGGTTATTAACAGCTGATTCCATGCGGTACCTTTTCTTCATTGCCTCAATTTTGTTCTTGCACTGATTTGGGTTCTTAACTAGTTTTGTGCCACAATCCCGTGCTGATACTTGCCGGGCAACATCTTCCCAATCACTCCCTTTCAACTTGGCCCGATTTCGGAACAACCATTTTGCTTCATACACATCCAATAGACTCATGACTGCTCCCTCACTCCACTCATCCCTCTTACTCTTATCCAGCGTTTTTGTAACTGCCACAACCACCTCCCTCTTCTCTTCCCCTCCCGTTTCCATGGAAATCAATGCAAGAAAAGGCAGCCAATGGTGACACCAAATAATACCCGTACAGGCAATTTTCAGGGGGAGGCTTAATCCACAATTCAAAgctccccccacccccccggGGGACTATACTATCAATACAAGAAGTAATTCACCACCGACCAAAACCCTAACTTGCCATCATCGCTTTACTTAGCCATGAAAGAACAGAAGCAAAACGCCACTCTTTCCTACGTTGAACTTGAACGGACTCAGAAACCAAAGACTAAAATTGAATGCTTCCTATACGATTCCTTGGAAAACTAGGTCTGCCCTGATCCTAAACAATACAGAACTAACGGATAAAAGAAAACCCAATTGCACATACAATAATAATGGAAGGTaaacaagaagaaaggaagggaaGAAATGACAGCTTAGAACAGGAATGTACTCTTGCTCTGAAATGCAAAGCAGTGGCCTCTGCTTCTCTTCGTCTGGGCGAAACTTTTCGCTTTACTTGAGATCACAGGTGCGACGGATTATTCTTTTGCTAAAAGCAGCAGCTCAAGAAGCGTTGAAGAAAACGGTATAAATGGGGCAGGTACGCAAATCGGTTGCAAAGGTGGAGGCACGTGAGATGATCTGAGCCGTTGATCTTTATCGTCATCATCATCCTTCTCTATCAGCCATGCCATATCAAACCCGAATCGATACACTTTTTCCGCTTGCATCTGACAATGCAATACAGTGGTATGGCATatattcagagagagagagagagagaaaagtgaaAGTGGAAGTGGAATCTTGCGTCACACAGACACTGCTGTCGTGTTTGTTAGGTGTTCCGATGGAgtgttaataaaaataatatttaataattaagtgtgtttttgtatttaatattaatattaataaatactGTAGCCATGTTTATTAAGTGTGtagttcttatatttttttttattttataaaatgagtaatttatttttatttaaagacatCTAATATATAAAACGTTTGACTAACATTTCAAAAACACAACAATATCAAATAGactttttatgttaaaataccTATAAATAAATTGTGtctgatttgattgaaaatttttttattagtttttcgaataacaacaattaaaatcaaaatttttataatttggatatttttttatattttttattttgaatgtgtAGTTAAGTAAATCAATGAAGTGTTTAATTTTCATCAGGAGGATGTTATAGAGGCAGCACATATTCTCAACTTTCCAACACTTAGAATTTTTCTCCTCCACACAACTCATTTGCTTATAATTCCCAGTGATTGAGAGACTTAAAGAGATGCACAAAATGATTAATGAGCAACAAAATATGCCAGTGGCTAGTAGTATTGACATATAGTTCAAGTTAGGATATGCTTATGATCATTTAAATGGTAATGTTCATGTTACTAATCTAATCACAGTTAAGTAAAAGATGAACCAACCAAATGCATGCACGAGAATCCCGCATGGATCATGCAGCAGCCGGAGTGGCCACAACACTTTTGATCTTACCCATCAAGTGCGTGCATTTGGTGCTACCAAACTTGGCTGGCTTGGGCTGAAACAGAGAGCTTAGCATGTTGTCCAGGCTCTCAGCACTGTGTTGGACATGCTTGGTGGGGCTTGTTCCTCCTCGTTCAACCAAAGGCGAGTAGTAGTTTTGGATGAAGCTGGTATAAGCAGGGATGATAATCTGCACTACCAATTGGCAAGTCTTCCCTCTCAAGCTCTTATCTGAAACAATCCAGTTAGATTGCTTCCTGTAATTGTCATCGAAGGCCTGGTTGAATGCCTTGAGTCTCTTCTTCACCAGGTCACGACCACCGGCTCTGCCACCGGGAAGCAAAACTAGACCCTCCTCGCTTAAGTGAGCAGGAAGCTTTCCCCAGCTGGATCTCAAGTAGAGAGCTAAGTAATACTCCATGGCCTGCTGGTGAGCTCTCAGCCACGACTCGCCCATCACTTCCCCGACCTTTGTCCCTTTCAGATTCTCAGAGAGGTATCTGTGATTGTTCATCATGAAGAAGTAGGACAGCGCAGTGTCCTCGTATGTCTTTGCCCATGTCTCCAAGTTTAGCTCAATCGCGCTCACTACGCTATGGACCTGTTTCGACACATGCTCATCCTCAAACTTCTCCTGATTCCAGGAATGGTGAATCTCCAGAACTTGAGTCAAGATGGCCTCATGGCTGTCCTCCAGCAGCTCATTGCAGTAGTCAATGACAAAGCATACAAGCCTTGGAACACTGCCATCTGAAGGTGGGGCCGACTGCCTTTGCAACTCCACCTGAACTGAGAGCTCCCAGAAAATCTCACAAGCCCCATTCACTACCTTCTTGATGAGATCCCTCGTCTGGGTTTGGATTTCGACACAGGCTTTCCCTCTAAAAAGCCGGTTGAAATTCAATCTCAGCTTGTTCAGAACAGCAAATATGTCCAGTAACTTCAACAGTTTGATTGCATCCTTCTTACCCTTTGTGACAGTTCTCCCAAATTTGATGAAACCAGGCATTCCAGATTGGAGGGCAATCTCGGCGAAGCAACTCATCCAAGCATCCGGATCAAGTTTCTGAAAAACATTACCGCAAAGTCTGTACTCAACCTCGAACACATGCTTCACAGCAAACTCCAAATGGTTTCCCCACCGATCTATGCAATCCTCCATGCACTGCACGCTGTCGAATTCTGATAAGGATCTGTCAAGGTAATCCAAGTCGAGAGCTTGCAGACTGGTCCCAGCATTTGAGCTTCGAACTTCAACGTATATAGATATGCAGTTTTCGATCCTATTGTTAGCACTCATTCGCTCAATAATGGCTTGCAACTTTTGAACAACAGGAAGAGGCAAAGGTAGTGCAGAAGAGCAGACTTTATCTGCATCAAAGGTGGGTGAGAAAGCCATGGGAAAACTGTTCTCCAACAAGAGATGTCTGAATTCAGTTTCCAGCTTATCAAAGGCGACAAAGAGAGGCCCTCCATGGACACGAGACCGCTGCTCTGCTGCCTGCAGCTCTCCAAGAATCCTCAAAGATTTCCTGACATTCAAGAGGTATTGGCAATCATCAACTTTGTTGTCTTCAAGGAATTGCAGAATATCCTCCAACCACTGTATAACTAGCCCACAATTACTGGTGAGAAGCCTCAGTGCCTCCTCGAGTTGTCTGACAAGCGAAATGTAATGGAAGAGATCAGAACCTGCATCAGAAAGGAGCAAGCCCTCGAGGCCATGGACTGTGTCAAACACTTTCAGAACAGCAGCAGCAGGGCCAACGGCACGGTCAACCCGCCCTCTCATTGCAAGAAGACAGCACTTGTGCCCAACAGTTGCTATTTCAAGCTCTAGCGAAGGCAACCTCCGGTTAATATCTTCAAGTCTCAGCCCAGTTTTATCCAACTGTGAAGCTAGGTCTCTTGATTTTTCTAAGCTGCTGCTTAGAACTCTCCTAGCAGCTAGAAGGCTGTTCTCAATGCTCCCTAGCTCTGCCATTATCAAATGAAACCTCAACCATGATATTCCTTCCCGGTAAAAATCAACTAAGAAGAAGTTAGTTTTAAACAGAGGTGCTCTAAATGAACAAGGGAAGTAGACTAAGTTGATAGCTTCTTTGCCATAACTTTCTCCAACAAACTCA is from Diospyros lotus cultivar Yz01 chromosome 2, ASM1463336v1, whole genome shotgun sequence and encodes:
- the LOC127796053 gene encoding trihelix transcription factor ENAP1-like isoform X2, producing METGGEEKREVVVAVTKTLDKSKRDEWSEGAVMSLLDVYEAKWLFRNRAKLKGSDWEDVARQVSARDCGTKLVKNPNQCKNKIEAMKKRYRMESAVNNHSGSCQSWQFYARMDKLMKGALPLQPKVGDAGTNEVVEMGSLQAFPNLSGYLGNDTKKVDNNGPAAPTHAEFIENKACNYEKIGVHGQGHVRGSNQDDGSHTAPYNSEFGRPQNQTANVSERLLKINSLKRRKTMGSDVAESIRMLSRSVLKVEQARIEMYKDSERLRAEAEIKRAELDLKRTEIIAKTQLQIAKLFVKRVHNHNNISGKSSFVAEHIVTTTAKDKNG
- the LOC127796053 gene encoding trihelix transcription factor ENAP1-like isoform X1 produces the protein METGGEEKREVVVAVTKTLDKSKRDEWSEGAVMSLLDVYEAKWLFRNRAKLKGSDWEDVARQVSARDCGTKLVKNPNQCKNKIEAMKKRYRMESAVNNHSGSCQSWQFYARMDKLMKGALPLQPKVGDAGTNEVVEMGSLQAFPNLSGYLGNDTKKVDNNGPAAPTHAEFIENKACNYEKIGVHGQGHVRGSNQDDGSHTAPYNSEFGRPQNQTANVSERLLKINSLKRRKTMGSDVAESIRMLSRSVLKVEQARIEMYKDSERLRAEAEIKRAELDLKRTEIIAKTQLQIAKLFVKRVHNHNNISGKSSFVAEHIVTTTAKDKNDSHFTF
- the LOC127796050 gene encoding exocyst complex component EXO70A1, with amino-acid sequence MAELGSIENSLLAARRVLSSSLEKSRDLASQLDKTGLRLEDINRRLPSLELEIATVGHKCCLLAMRGRVDRAVGPAAAVLKVFDTVHGLEGLLLSDAGSDLFHYISLVRQLEEALRLLTSNCGLVIQWLEDILQFLEDNKVDDCQYLLNVRKSLRILGELQAAEQRSRVHGGPLFVAFDKLETEFRHLLLENSFPMAFSPTFDADKVCSSALPLPLPVVQKLQAIIERMSANNRIENCISIYVEVRSSNAGTSLQALDLDYLDRSLSEFDSVQCMEDCIDRWGNHLEFAVKHVFEVEYRLCGNVFQKLDPDAWMSCFAEIALQSGMPGFIKFGRTVTKGKKDAIKLLKLLDIFAVLNKLRLNFNRLFRGKACVEIQTQTRDLIKKVVNGACEIFWELSVQVELQRQSAPPSDGSVPRLVCFVIDYCNELLEDSHEAILTQVLEIHHSWNQEKFEDEHVSKQVHSVVSAIELNLETWAKTYEDTALSYFFMMNNHRYLSENLKGTKVGEVMGESWLRAHQQAMEYYLALYLRSSWGKLPAHLSEEGLVLLPGGRAGGRDLVKKRLKAFNQAFDDNYRKQSNWIVSDKSLRGKTCQLVVQIIIPAYTSFIQNYYSPLVERGGTSPTKHVQHSAESLDNMLSSLFQPKPAKFGSTKCTHLMDASGKSVSIRV